A region of Streptomyces sp. R44 DNA encodes the following proteins:
- a CDS encoding response regulator transcription factor, whose translation MEQTHTTHHGAAATPGAQRRVLVVEDDATIVEAISARLRAEGFLVQTATDGPAAVDAAEAWQPDLMVLDVMLPGFDGLEVCRRVQAQRPVPVLMLTARDDETDMLVGLGVGADDYMTKPFSMRELAARVHVLLRRVERAALAAVTPRSGILRLGELEIDHAQRRVRVRAEDVHLTPTEFDLLVCLASTPRAVLSREQLLAEVWDWADASGTRTVDSHIKALRRKIGAERIRTVHGVGYALETPAP comes from the coding sequence ATGGAGCAGACACACACCACTCACCACGGTGCGGCGGCCACTCCGGGGGCCCAGCGGCGCGTCCTGGTGGTCGAGGACGACGCCACGATCGTGGAGGCGATCTCCGCGCGGCTGCGCGCCGAGGGCTTCCTCGTCCAGACCGCGACCGACGGCCCCGCGGCCGTGGACGCGGCCGAGGCCTGGCAGCCGGACCTGATGGTCCTGGACGTGATGCTGCCCGGTTTCGACGGTCTGGAGGTGTGCCGCAGGGTCCAGGCCCAGCGCCCCGTCCCGGTCCTCATGCTGACCGCCCGCGACGACGAGACCGACATGCTGGTCGGCCTCGGCGTCGGCGCGGACGACTACATGACGAAGCCGTTCTCGATGCGCGAGCTGGCCGCCCGGGTGCACGTGCTGCTGCGCCGGGTGGAGCGGGCCGCGCTCGCGGCGGTCACCCCGCGCAGCGGGATCCTGCGCCTGGGCGAGCTGGAGATCGACCACGCGCAGCGCCGGGTCCGGGTCCGCGCGGAGGACGTGCACCTGACCCCGACCGAGTTCGACCTGCTCGTCTGCCTGGCGAGCACCCCGCGGGCGGTCCTCTCCCGCGAGCAGCTGCTCGCCGAGGTGTGGGACTGGGCGGACGCCTCGGGCACCCGGACCGTGGACAGCCACATCAAGGCGCTGCGCCGGAAGATCGGAGCCGAGCGGATCCGCACGGTCCACGGCGTCGGTTACGCGCTGGAGACCCCGGCGCCGTGA